The Anastrepha ludens isolate Willacy chromosome 2, idAnaLude1.1, whole genome shotgun sequence DNA window ATGCAGTATGGTGCCATTAGAGTACAGATCTGGTCAAGCAATTGATATTCATCTAGTTAGAATTTATCatttaaatgtgaaaagtaAGTGGACACTGCCATactcatacacatgtacatatggtaTACATTTGTACATTGTAGGTATATTAACATAGCCCatctttttctaaattaaaaatactgttcTCCAATGCCTGAAAATGTTACCGATTGATATATTCAGGCGTTCCCCCATTGATGAATTGACGAATAGCTTTATATTTACCACCTATTAGTCAATTACTTTTGTACCTattagcaaattttattttactttttatttttttgtaattttggattttgcaaatttGTTGAGCTAACAACTATTGGAGAACAAATTTTTCCACTAAACGTTACTAAGTGAATACGTATCTAAGTGAATATTCTTCTTTGCAGATAAAATTTTGGCTATACCAAAATTAATTGATGCTTATCCTTTGAATAAAACCGCAATTGTTGGTGCCCAAGCAGTGTTCCAGTGCCGTGTGCAAAGCGAGGAACACCCGACCATAAAGTGGTTTCGTCGCAAATCCACGTCAAATCCCACTGGTTTGGAATCTGCTGCCGGCATTGGTTTAGGTGTATTCAACGATAACTTCAATGCTCACATTGTCAACTACAACGGACATACCTACGAATTAATACACACGGCGCAAGAGAAACATGTTGGGGACGAGGTATATCTCAGTAAATTGATCCTGAACGGCGTGCGTCTGCAAGATGAGGGCTATTATGCTTGTGTAGCTTTTAGTTATTATGGCTATAAGATACGCGAGGCGTACTTGCAAGTTGATAACCAGGCGAATATTGAATATTGGTCGGACTATGACGCCAACGAGGAAGCTTATACGGATCCACGCGAGTTTTGGATGCTATTTTTGATGCCATTAGGGTTGGCGATGTTTCCGCTTATGGTCTGGCTAAGCTATTTGGCTTACAAGCGACGTCTGGCAGGTGCGGGATCCAAAAGGGAATTACGCGGCTGTGCTGATGAATTCACGGAGCGTGACAATTGTATTTTGAGAGTATAATAATATGTGAAAAGTGTGAAGCCGCGTATAGGTTTGAACTACATAAGgatataatatttaatgtaattcTACTTAATTCTAGTTAAGTTACTAGTTTTTATTAGCTGAAATAGCATTGCCTATGAATTTATCCCAGattcagatttcccttggtggaagtaaaaatttttgtttctgctATTCATCACTTGTAAAAACTGTGTTTCTGATTATTTTTAGCTTTTAGCCTTTCCACTTTCAgttctacatacataaatatgtaaatacaatccATATGTATGGCCATTCGTTCCGGTATATTAAAATACCGGCCAAGacacatttttaaaacttagaTTAATTTTGGTTATTGACTATTGGCTAATTGTTGGAAAACTAAGGCAGATACGCTTATAAAAATAGTTTGATTTAAGTTTAGAATAATTGTGTATGTACTTAAGTATATTTGAACCAAACTGTTAACTGTCATTGTAAGcaaatgaatgtatgtatacagaTATACAAGTAAAAACCCTCTTCCTATGTTTTTAACAGCCACAGGTGTGAATTTGGCAGGCGCCTAGGTGTGTAATAGTGTGAGTGCTTGGTATTTTTGCTTGAGCGTATTGGCGGGGTTGCTAtgccaaattagaatttttatggtAGCATtaagggggcctcttatcagtggcttcgaaaaaagatttttttctcaatttttttttcgaggcgaaaaaagcgacacacaggaataatcttttgcatttatttgaagacatgattgaagagtaataaacaatttgttaacataaataaaaaaacaaaatggcggacatatgagggacctcgcacagcttctcgttgcgcgaTAGTAAAACGGtgtgtaagattgcggtcgtagttttcacctgaaacataaaagaaaaatattgtcttattcagaaggctttccctCATATAAAAGACTACTCTTGtatcaaaatatgaaaaaatgaacacacaattatttattgaaaaaagtgtttttttcaaaaaggtgttaaataacattaaaaaatgattttttttttttgtattttgttagttaattagttgggcattttaattatctttatatagattatcggtttgaaaTGATAACTTTCGTCgctttttttaatcttacacgccattttcaaaaacatggttttgagaaaacgtgtttcaaagttttcagaaggtagacagtatactcacacgagggacggttaacaggcctgtaactccgaaatcactttgagTTCCGCTATgaaattttgagggcatattctcctataatatatctattgattgcagtaaaaaaatcgattttttgaagccgactgataagaggcccccttaAAAACCATAGaatatcgacaaaaaaaatacaaaataatatcttggacttgaaaaatttacaataacaaatatctttaatatatttattagctATAATAATGCTTTCTTATTCAGAAATATCTGAATTTGTACGAAATTTTTTGGTacgattttttaggaaatttagCCAGTTACATAAAAGAGCGTACTGGAATCAGGTGATATCAGCTGTGGGGATTTTTCGATGACCAGTGCGTGTAGTGTTCTAGTGAGTATAGTGAAAAAATCGTAGTAGCATTTAATAAACCAAACCTGGCTTGTCTACGCACACAAGAGAGCAAGACAGAtgccaaataaaagcaaaataataaaaaattaaattctttcaatatttttattttctaagagTGGGACTGAGACACACCCATGATTCAataattaaaggtttgctcactagtgacattcgatttttgacactcccttacaaaaggttgtatttaaaaatgtgaataaagtggaacaaattaaatcctttttggtaaaaatggtagcaaaaaagtattttcttgcttaaatggaaacaaattgcgaacgctttaaaaaattaattttaattaatatttgaatgtaaataacggTACAAACAGAAGTTATAAGCGGAAATTGcgtcaaatattaaaacaagaaattatttcacttaatccaagattttattttgtgaatttattattaaatttaaaagcgatcgcgaagttgcgaagcttcgccaatatgaaactattttgttaaaaataaataagtaattggcACGCACAAttatgttaggtgtttggccgaattccttctcctatttgaagcgcgtgtcttgatgttgttccacaaatgcaaggacctacagttttaagacggttctggcagatggttttttataagtagCTTTTTCATTCTGGTACTGTGCTCtgctaagcctcctctggacacttcattcATTCATGGTAAGGTGGTCTCTTTGGAAACAAGCTTCGTCAATCCTAactttttataatgaagtatGCAATGCTATCGGtcgcgtcgggactatccaattattctccctgtcgtaattctttgggaaatgctagcaaaacatgaattccttCTAAATCAACATAtcacaagaaataaagctttgtaaattctccactcatcgatctTGGATTATGTCAAATAGTCTATCATGCCCTaacttaagcggtatgtattccatgtcatactaccatagtcctgaacataccgataaaaactcttgagcgagtggctgctcgtaagcagaccattttgaaaatgaaatgctttttctacaaattttacttttcctccactttctttcaaaatttctagagctagcaacccaatgccttgctaagggagccgatttgtcaagagagaacgagaaagctgcttactgagcaaaccttttatcattgaatcatgaGACACACCTAAATGAGTGTGGAAACCAGTTGTAATTATGATAAGAATAAAAGGtatactatttaaaattttttgcggGATACCAGCATTTTGAAAGTGcataatttatttgcaaacGGTCTTGTCATCATGCGTGCGAAGGATGGACATTTTCTCAATCTCAGCCCGATTCCTTCCAAATATAGGGTGCGGAAGTCTAGTAGGAACTTCAAATCAAATTGGTTTATTGACTGATTTAAAACTAcgtaaaataccaaaaagaaTCCATTTAGCTAAATGTAATCACGATTCAATTCACGATTTACAATGAGCTAGCAATCAACAAAGAGCTAAAATAGGGAGAAGAAGTAGGATAGGCTCCACGAAGGCGCGATGGAATACATTATAGGCCGAAGCGCAAGTAGTTAGTAATATAAGAATAATCGTGCCTTGAGGTTAAAAACTCCAAACTTACGTGAGAAAAACGTAACAAAGTAAGGTGTAAGTATGTTGAAAGTTTGTTTTAGTCAACTTAATTTATGATGAATCCGTTTCTTGTATGAAATATTAAGGCCTCTTTCGTATGACTGTATActttacaaatgtcaaagatgttATAAAAAAAGGTACCGTTTTTTGAAAGAacttataaaggggttttcaattggtgcgggtcgattttggcgccctgtggcagccattttgttttggtgacatctgtcaaatcttttgtttattattcagttatttatgccaaatcatcatggcaagttacacgattgaacaacacgttcaaatgataaaactttattatcaaaatgagtgttcattaacgcaaacgttgcgcgcattgcgcccatttttcggtagacgtggtggcccttcaacgtcgactcttcaacgtttggtggccaaatttgaaacgaccgggtcagtaaacaatcagccaacacccgtacgtacaaggaacgcaagatcagccgagaacattgccgcggtccgtgaaagtgtacagcagaacccgaggcagtctattcctcgccgtgcacaaaaacttggactttcgcagacttcaacttggagaattttgcgtcgggacttgggcctacacctgtacaagatccaactgacccaggagctcaaagttgatgaccataggcaacgccgtttgttcgctgattgggcttcgaatcgtttggaagagaaccccagttttgggcgaaaaatcatctttagtgacgaggcgcatttttggatgaatggctgtgttaacaaacaaaattgccgtatatgggacgacaccaatccacacgaggttcagcaggtgataatgcatcctcaaaaagttaccgtttggtgtggattttgggccggcggcgtcattggtccgtattTTTTTGACAACGACGTTAGTGAGGCGGCCACCGTCAACCGTGAGCGCTACACAACCATGATAACCATTTTCTTAtgacccatattgaaccatatggacctagacgacatgtggttccagaaggacggcgctacgtgccacacagcaaacgccactaTTGacgatttcaacatctacccgcccttattgaaaaaccctttatatatagatacataatGTATGGAAATATCACTTTTCTCCCTGTGTGGCGATACAGTGcgcttaataattataacacaaGGACTTACTGACACGTTTTGGAAATTCCTTATCTAATTTTaaccattatttttttgaaaatatagttcattcccCTGCAAAatcaatataaatccaagtatcaaactttgtgtaaattaaaaaaaacaaagaattcaaaaaattttcatcgaaatttcaaacattttaatcacAATTTCCAACATTTAATCAGAATCCAAAGCATTAGGGCCATTGCATttcagtataataaagtgctagTTTGAATTTGAGACTTGTTTTCAGTTAGTTAACATTTATCTTATATGGGCTAGctctataaaaataatttcttaaattgtaaattaaaaaatttctaatggATGCGCCAACCGAAATAATACAATGAAAGTGAGAAAAATAGTTTCCACGTAGTCTAACAAAGATCCACGTGTAACCAAGGACGATAGATATACCAGGTTTGCCCTCTAACTATGGtgttaaagaaaattgtgaggggactTGGGCTCCTACGTCACTTGGAGGATTCAgctgaattctgcacgatcTTTTTACATGTATCACACACTCGCAACATGAGCGAgaactcgtccaatcagtcgttgttcagacggcaaccaagtgccattggttgatttttgtgttgacgccaccaacacaatctcattttttttaaacacatttaaaagtaacgtcagcccatcagctgattctgtcaaattcgctgagagccgaataacgTTATGCCACAaagcacacctctaaaaatgttttcactATGACGTGTAAgcatttatggaaaattttaatcaaatttagtTAATgttgaatatatttaaaaaaaaatatttctatattaaCTCTCTTTGGACGCTTATTGTATATATACCAAATGAAATAGTTTGTTGGGTAGTGCCTTTAAAATCAAACtatcaaaacataaaaaatatcaattcgaGAGTAGCATTGctgaagtttttcaaaaatcaaaatttttagcggacaagttcaaaattttttctatccttgtcaattattcaaatattatctattttataagtatatatatgcatatatgcacgTATATATAAGGAATTATTACCTTGCCGCTTGATGATATTGGAAAtctatttaaatttctatttgaTGCGCCAATTTcaagtgcatattttttatttacgcaTTTGCATCAACGTCGCTAATCAATTGGAGCCAATAGAGGCGCCCGAACAGTTGGAAGCCTAGGTTTGAAAGTCGTCAAGTCGGGTGAAATGTCAAGGAAACGGAACGCCAATCGAAAATCGATGGCTTTTTTACACTCGGTTGCACCATATCCCAGCATTGAAGAATACGAATCAGAATATTATCGGCCTGGGTGTTATTGTGTGCCACAAGCGGTGCCACATGTCATACCCTACACATGCGCCTATCTGCACGAATATGCCCCTCAATGGACGGCAGCCTGCAACACAGCCACTTATGTGGTGGATACATACGGGATAGTTTATTATCTCAGTGATTTTGAACATCAGATGCAGTTTCTAAACAATACGGTCGACACGGATATTGTTTACCATATACCCACCTATTTTGATGAGCATGACTGCGAGGTAGTCGCTGAAGAAGATGAGAGTGAGGCTATCAGTCCACGAAAACGGGAacgtattgaaaatgaaaatgatgtTGAAGAATCGGAAGAGGAACTCCCGGGGGACTCTCAAAAGGTTAGTTCTGACAAAAAATGTGTGGTCGACCCACAAGTGGAAGCCGATATAGCCGAGCATGGTTATTATGTGGAAGAGCCCGCTGACACAGAAACTGTAGTTACAAAGAAAGAATTAGCGTGAAAAGTAACTTATATTGATTTATTTCACTGCATTGTCTGTATATTTTTGAACACTTTATTGAATGTAACCATTGTCGATGTTTACTAAgagatttgtattaaattaaaaagttttgtgtTTGATACTATACGTAAGGAGATCACTAGACAAAAGCAGCAAGGAGACCAGCTATTGAAGGAAataactgttgttgttgttgtatcatcATAAACTTTCCCCATAGATATTTATCGGATGGTGCTTGAGTCGCAGTCCTGGGTCGGATATTtgtaaatccgggtcattccgaTAGCGTAGAACCAACTGCCGCGAGAACGGAAGGAGTAGAAAAGCACTCTCACTTATTGTTTATGCCTGGGGGTTTCAAGCTGTGCCTTGCTTGACCTTCATCGCAGCTGCTTAAAAGgccttaaacaaataaatattaataaatagcaacagaaaaaagtttcagTAGACGTTGGTAATAgcttgatgctaacatgggtccctaGACATGTGGTTTTCGTGGGCAACGAGATAtatgactctttagccagaatgggctctgagaccaacttccttggcccggagcccaTTCTGTCACtgccttctgcagccatcaaaaccACGGTtaacaaacgggttactctaacccacaattgtgcttggcaggctgaaagaagctgcagatggacaaaaaaagttatgttacctgtcatgtccgaccgactgtcacagttcctcctgtcactaaacAGAGgcgactgtaggaggctggttggactgatgacgagccactttctatgggcaaggcacatggaaaaggtgggcatcgcagacagtgcactctgcccagcatgtggagaggaggatgagacggcggaccactttatGTGGTCTGATGAgtagaagcgaccaccttggctccttggcaccacaagacctACTCAGATGTCtgcggaggtcgagtagatttaaagaaaattaaaaagggaatccggcAGTACAaaggacttaattgtgtctgagtgatATACTTGccagtctgtcccgacaaaaaaaaaaaaaaaaaaaaaaaaaaaaacgttggcatggtgcaaaagcaaaaaagagtTAGAACAAGGAAAGATTGCAAATGATATTAATCCAAAAGTAATCGACatcaaatactaaatttttcaaagaaatcttGATCAATACGACTGGGAAAGAGCCATTTTAATCGACTCCATTCCAATCTGTACTTGGTAAGGACCGTTAGAACTACCATGCGATTCAAGTCTAAAACTGTGATTAAACAAAGAGATTATTTTAATTGCGAAGCAAAGTATTCCAAATATCCTACTTTCAATACTATGACTGGTGTGAGAGTGGCTTTTTTGCTATTGCCACGACCAGGCCAGAAATTAATTTAGAGAGAGAATTGAGAGAAGTTGTTGCAAAACTTTAGCACTGATTTGAGAAATTATGCTCACAAAatcttcaaaaataatatttttgcataaataataaaaaaaaattctaaactttcTAACAATCTGTTTAAATAATAGATGAAGTCATTGAAGCAGCCTGTTGTTATCAAATATAATGTACCCATGCTTTCTTGCGGCCCAGTTGAAAGAATGGTTTCCACGAAAAGATGTTAAATTTATCTGAGAAAAAGGTATTATGGAAAGTagcttaaatagaaaaaaataaattaaaaattaattttatagctTACGTCTTTGAACGTTCAATATGCGAATTTCTCGTGGACACCAATATTACTTATGACATTGTAAGGGAACGGTTTAGAAGCCACCAAAAGATGGTGTGTTTCAATTTGCTGGGttgagaaaattttctttttcatttgattctttatttttattcgaaaaaaaaacttttatctaAGGGTGTTGTCGGCGATGGCAAACCgagtgtattgctgccataGAAATGTTGCTCATAAAAAAGCCGTTTGCCATTCGGAAGTAGCGTAAAATTGTATGTCCATTTAATATATAACATGTTTGCCCGAAAGACAAGCCCTGAGTTTTGGCAGATTTTGGGTTTCAAAGAATTAGTAACTGTTTCCACTGTGTGTTTCATGTAATtcgtttaactttttttaatatgaaatgcaTGCATTCATTGAACATGAATATTCACGAAACGTCTGGCAGCAATACCGATCGAATGAGTTGCCACATCTAGTAAAAATTACGATGGTATTATGCACATGCAAGAATGATAGCTAACaagataaagagaaattacttgttgtaaatattcagtgaatggcttgttaATATGGCAATTTGAAGATTTGTGACTTTTTAATTAAGCAAACTAATCAAACGAAATGCAGCGTATGAAATTGGGGAAGtacgaattataaaaatacctccaaatgcagttttttttgcatttttatgccGGTGGCGCCGTAGCAAGAAAATGTGAGTGTTTATGTATAATTCTTGTATTTGTTTcgtttctattgctttcgctttttcttcttcacaaacaagtaatttccctttctttctcttttgtttgtttagttgAAGAGATGATGTCTCAGCTGATTCGGAAGACGCAACAATTATTGCttatattctatcattcttggttaaCATTCTCATTGAAATTTGAACAATccaaatcacaaaaataaaatacatgtaAATGTTGTTGCTCTAGCGAACTCGACTTCTATGAATTCACTTTTCCTGCACTCAGGCAAATCAGTCAATTTTTTGCGGTCGCCGCGTGAAATACAAATCTCATGAGATATATTCAGacatataaataagaaaaacgaTAACGCAAAATAATATACAAGTGTATGAGTAcaacatatttatacatacgagtatgaacatatgtatgtagataggcccatttattatttttggatttaaaaaaacatgttgTAGTAAGAAAAGTGTGATTGCATAAAATTTGTGGCATAcacgtttgaataaaattcaaattaaaaaatcacccatcCATCAAGATGGTCAACATTGATTGTCAGTCGAGACGCAGCACCAAAATATCGGTTATTATTTTAGGTGGTGCGCTCTGCACCGTTATGATGGCATATTTCGTTTTCGGCGATAACAACGATGAACAGGGCTTGCGAAATTTAAGAATGATCTCCATTGTAAGTTTTCATCACTTTGAACAAATAAGATTGTTTTCATGCGTTCGTAAATATTTACATGCCAATGTCAATAAAAAAGTGTGATAATTTAGCTTAATGATCCAAAGATAACAGATAGATGAACACAATATCGCACTAATGTACATTCCAACAAacctatgtgcatatgtatataagcaaTAAAGTGTGTTACGGCTGTGCTTTCTATTAATAGGTCTTTCGGCATGGTGAGAAGACGCCAAGTTCCTTTTACCCCACCGATCCGCATGCCCTGCATGACTGGTCGTATGGTCTGGGGGCCTTGACACAGGTAAGAAATTCATTCAAATATATTGGGGTACTTCACCAAAAAATGTTGCGTGGTTTCGACCAGAATAATACAATTTATTGGCGCTTAATCAAAGTTCGGCTTTAAACCCAGGTTAAGTTAAAGTAGAACTAAAAATTTAGAACTgggtttattttctttactatcATAGTCAATTTAGTACCTATTTTGTTTTAGTAAGAACCAGTTTTGATACAAGTCTATTACATTTAGTGTCATctgacatacaaacatacatataagttaacattcaaatattttagttttgttgttaactttgaaaattaaaaacggcAGAATAGCAAAAAGCAATCATTAAATTTCGATTAAAGTtgtgtatttaattttgatgCACACCTATGTTTACGATAATGACAACGCGACATAAatataaatcataaaaatattaaatgtaaataaatataaatataaatattaaaaatatataaaacaaaatcataatTTAAAGTTTCACATTTTGAAGAATGTAaaagattttcttaaaaatttacaaatttttaaatgggattttcataaaaatatgtggtaagcagttttatagcccattaaatttaggTACAGTAAAGTGCCAATTTAAAGTGGCTCgaatttgcgttgatttttgaaaatattggttTGTTGATAAAAAGCATTTTCATTTTACTCAAATGGATTAGGGTCTCTTACCAATCTTTCAtggtttattatattaaaatctcTTTCAACTGAAaatgtaacatttttattaGGTGCACATACATTCgtaaatttcatttgatttttgtgGTGGTTTTAAATCTAAACCCGGTTCTGAGCTAAATAACAGGTACTAATTCGACtatgattaaaataaactatCTTCTTGATTGCCGCGATAACCACttgcgcgattttggccgagtttaaataAACCATGGCTTCTCTTAAACCTGTTTACCAAATATAGAACCGCCTTATTTTCGACTATGACTGTACGCCATTATAATTTAAGGCTTCAGTATTTAAGATTTCCGTAAGCTTTTAAGTATGTAAGATTTAGaaaaatctttgtttttaacaaataaatttaaaaaaaatttgctccaaaaactaaaactatttagaaaaatggaaagttttaatactattttattttatttattattttggccTTTTAAGCGTCAACTATCTATCATTTGaggtaattttttgaaaaaaattatttcaaaaaccagttttatttataaaacaaaagagtaatgcaccctaatgtatataaatacatacatatatgaataaatatttataaatcctTTTAGAAAGGCAGTCAGCAGGCTTATAATCTGGGGAAAAATTTGCGCATGCGTTACTATCGTCTATTACCGCCCAACGGTATCTATACGCAGCAGCAGGTGCTCACACTTAGCTCAGCGGCTGAGCGCTGTATTATGAGTGCGCAGAGTGTTTTAGCAGGCTTTATACCACCGCTGGACCACAATAACATTTTGGTGAGTGACTACAAAGCAAAGTGAATtatggtttatttaaaaatttctctctTTACATTTAGCCGATCGCTTGGCAGCCGGCAGCCGTAAATGTAATACCCCGCAGTGAAGACATAGTAAGTTTTTGGCTTTCCGTATTGGCCAATATTTATACACCTTACAAATACGCTAGCAAACACCTGCCCGCTTTGCTGTGTGCCTTTTTTTATACTACATATTTTAAGTGGGTACGCTATTTCAACGCTTTGGGAAATACTATACTTTGACTTTGCTTATCCAGAATTCGCTCACAGACTTTTACTGATTGGccttgagcaaaaaaaaaaataaataaacatcaaaaatctattttcctctctttttctaataaaataaattcaatttttatgcaaactttTTAACATGGCAAAGATAAACAATTtgcaaatacagtgcactcgcggtaactcgaatagccgctaagtcgaacgacgtgctaactcgaacacattttttcccctattgacttctttgtaactcgaacaataaaaaagcgctataactcgaacaaaaaaacaaatttatttgtacacacattcttttcaaacatgtacattttgtacatacatacatatgtaatagtatatgtatataaattatatgtatactagtgtattgtccatatgaatatttcggcgttaatatcccgttagttttctgggaacaacatcttgcattgaccaaattgctttaaatttgacatttgtagtatatcagtgcacgtcagtaatggatcgtaaaaggttgaagtgtttaacattaaaagagagggctgaagtccttaacaaaattaaacgtggatgtagtgttacttctctagcgaaggaatatggggtagccaagtccaccataagtcttataaaaaagaaagacaaggcaattttaaaagcagtaaacaacacgtttttgggtcctgggaagaggagaactttaaaagcttctgagtttcctaaaatgaaagccgctttatacaaatggtttctgtcccaaagaaaaaagaattacccaataagtggactcatcttgaaagaacataacatggaaaacataatttacagctcgaatttacgctttatgatgttaacaaatggaatgatggtgccgaatttaccgacacagaagtaataattgaaactagtgattctgagtctgagtttaacaacacaactgagacatgtgagcggatatcatctgaggaggcagttagctctatcaataaggtaattcagtgggccacaactgaacaagtaagccccgc harbors:
- the LOC128856017 gene encoding uncharacterized protein LOC128856017 isoform X5, which gives rise to MDFSELFWYLIAILIPAAFTKTYGLYLDYSDNTEFIQQEAGYNILLQCDIKGLVNEKIEADTKIYWFFKQCREKTVGGGRCHDWMQLPCEENFCKSDLLLLNVTEEYSGLYKCSMVPLEYRSGQAIDIHLVRIYHLNVKNKILAIPKLIDAYPLNKTAIVGAQAVFQCRVQSEEHPTIKWFRRKSTSNPTGLESAAGIGLGVFNDNFNAHIVNYNGHTYELIHTAQEKHVGDEVYLSKLILNGVRLQDEGYYACVAFSYYGYKIREAYLQVDNQANIEYWSDYDANEEAYTDPREFWMLFLMPLGLAMFPLMVWLSYLAYKRRLAGAGSKRELRGCADEFTERDNCILRV
- the LOC128856017 gene encoding uncharacterized protein LOC128856017 isoform X1, giving the protein MSNACTYLCTFRFLHRQARNTTLLVNKQLSKSGAKRIKRFPFWIIAISRECAMDFSELFWYLIAILIPAAFTKTYGLYLDYSDNTEFIQQEAGYNILLQCDIKGLVNEKIEADTKIYWFFKQCREKTVGGGRCHDWMQLPCEENFCKSDLLLLNVTEEYSGLYKCSMVPLEYRSGQAIDIHLVRIYHLNVKNKILAIPKLIDAYPLNKTAIVGAQAVFQCRVQSEEHPTIKWFRRKSTSNPTGLESAAGIGLGVFNDNFNAHIVNYNGHTYELIHTAQEKHVGDEVYLSKLILNGVRLQDEGYYACVAFSYYGYKIREAYLQVDNQANIEYWSDYDANEEAYTDPREFWMLFLMPLGLAMFPLMVWLSYLAYKRRLAGAGSKRELRGCADEFTERDNCILRV
- the LOC128856017 gene encoding uncharacterized protein LOC128856017 isoform X4; this translates as MLLILHAGSTIAFVRLKCIKRFPFWIIAISRECAMDFSELFWYLIAILIPAAFTKTYGLYLDYSDNTEFIQQEAGYNILLQCDIKGLVNEKIEADTKIYWFFKQCREKTVGGGRCHDWMQLPCEENFCKSDLLLLNVTEEYSGLYKCSMVPLEYRSGQAIDIHLVRIYHLNVKNKILAIPKLIDAYPLNKTAIVGAQAVFQCRVQSEEHPTIKWFRRKSTSNPTGLESAAGIGLGVFNDNFNAHIVNYNGHTYELIHTAQEKHVGDEVYLSKLILNGVRLQDEGYYACVAFSYYGYKIREAYLQVDNQANIEYWSDYDANEEAYTDPREFWMLFLMPLGLAMFPLMVWLSYLAYKRRLAGAGSKRELRGCADEFTERDNCILRV
- the LOC128856017 gene encoding uncharacterized protein LOC128856017 isoform X2: MRAVKQLPCSIQKIVTNSKSAVLLEHPIYLYFIKRFPFWIIAISRECAMDFSELFWYLIAILIPAAFTKTYGLYLDYSDNTEFIQQEAGYNILLQCDIKGLVNEKIEADTKIYWFFKQCREKTVGGGRCHDWMQLPCEENFCKSDLLLLNVTEEYSGLYKCSMVPLEYRSGQAIDIHLVRIYHLNVKNKILAIPKLIDAYPLNKTAIVGAQAVFQCRVQSEEHPTIKWFRRKSTSNPTGLESAAGIGLGVFNDNFNAHIVNYNGHTYELIHTAQEKHVGDEVYLSKLILNGVRLQDEGYYACVAFSYYGYKIREAYLQVDNQANIEYWSDYDANEEAYTDPREFWMLFLMPLGLAMFPLMVWLSYLAYKRRLAGAGSKRELRGCADEFTERDNCILRV
- the LOC128856017 gene encoding uncharacterized protein LOC128856017 isoform X3 gives rise to the protein MYLEISVEALFGMNSYDLLCIKRFPFWIIAISRECAMDFSELFWYLIAILIPAAFTKTYGLYLDYSDNTEFIQQEAGYNILLQCDIKGLVNEKIEADTKIYWFFKQCREKTVGGGRCHDWMQLPCEENFCKSDLLLLNVTEEYSGLYKCSMVPLEYRSGQAIDIHLVRIYHLNVKNKILAIPKLIDAYPLNKTAIVGAQAVFQCRVQSEEHPTIKWFRRKSTSNPTGLESAAGIGLGVFNDNFNAHIVNYNGHTYELIHTAQEKHVGDEVYLSKLILNGVRLQDEGYYACVAFSYYGYKIREAYLQVDNQANIEYWSDYDANEEAYTDPREFWMLFLMPLGLAMFPLMVWLSYLAYKRRLAGAGSKRELRGCADEFTERDNCILRV